The following are encoded in a window of Nocardioides houyundeii genomic DNA:
- the folC gene encoding bifunctional tetrahydrofolate synthase/dihydrofolate synthase, giving the protein MTEPSQPRPAETFAEVEDALLSRWPETRLEPSLDRIRAFTELLGDPQHAYKVVHLTGTNGKTSTARMVDTLLRALDLRTGRFTSPHVERMTERISIDGEPLDDETFVRAFNDVAPYTHLVDAEQDHPLSFFETVVGMAFAAFADAPVDVAVVEVGMGGSWDATNVADADVAVVLPVALDHAQYLGTELTAIAAEKAGIIKPDSIVVLAEQTPEVAAVLLERAAEVGATIVREGMEFGVVSRVPGVGGQLVSLQGLRARYDDLFLPLHGAHQAQNAAVALAAVEALAGETPLEDDLVRAAFAEMTSPGRLEVIRRSPTVVLDAAHNPHGAEATAAALEDAFNFSPLIGVIGVMGDKDHEGLLAAFEPHLTHVICTQNSTPRAMPAEELGRTARDVFGEDRVTVVPRLADAIDQAAALAEAGEAFGEALGSGAVLVTGSVVTVGEARAMLRPPTRGPGDPRRAR; this is encoded by the coding sequence ATGACCGAGCCTTCCCAGCCCCGCCCCGCAGAGACCTTCGCCGAGGTGGAGGACGCCCTGCTCTCCCGCTGGCCCGAGACCCGGCTGGAGCCCTCGCTGGACCGGATCCGCGCCTTCACCGAGCTGCTGGGCGACCCGCAGCACGCCTACAAGGTGGTGCACCTGACGGGCACCAACGGCAAGACCTCCACGGCGCGGATGGTGGACACCCTGCTGCGCGCCCTGGACCTGCGCACCGGACGGTTCACCAGCCCGCACGTGGAGCGGATGACCGAGCGCATCAGCATCGACGGCGAGCCCCTGGACGACGAGACCTTCGTGCGCGCCTTCAACGACGTCGCGCCGTACACCCACCTCGTGGACGCCGAGCAGGACCACCCGCTCTCCTTCTTCGAGACGGTGGTCGGCATGGCGTTCGCCGCCTTCGCGGACGCTCCGGTCGACGTGGCCGTCGTCGAGGTGGGGATGGGTGGCTCCTGGGACGCCACCAACGTCGCCGACGCCGACGTCGCCGTGGTGCTGCCGGTCGCCCTCGACCACGCGCAGTACCTGGGCACCGAGCTGACCGCGATCGCGGCGGAGAAGGCCGGCATCATCAAGCCCGACAGTATCGTGGTGCTCGCCGAGCAGACCCCGGAGGTGGCCGCGGTGCTGCTGGAGCGGGCGGCGGAGGTGGGTGCCACGATCGTGCGCGAGGGCATGGAGTTCGGCGTCGTCTCCCGGGTGCCGGGCGTGGGCGGGCAGCTGGTCTCGCTGCAGGGGCTCCGGGCCCGGTACGACGACCTCTTCCTGCCGCTGCACGGCGCCCACCAGGCGCAGAACGCCGCAGTGGCGCTCGCGGCCGTGGAGGCGCTGGCCGGGGAGACCCCGCTCGAGGACGACCTGGTCCGCGCCGCCTTCGCCGAGATGACCTCACCGGGTCGCCTCGAGGTGATCCGACGCTCGCCCACGGTGGTGCTCGACGCCGCGCACAACCCGCACGGGGCCGAGGCGACCGCGGCCGCACTCGAGGACGCGTTCAACTTCTCGCCGTTGATCGGGGTCATCGGCGTGATGGGCGACAAGGACCACGAGGGCCTGCTCGCCGCCTTCGAGCCGCACCTGACCCATGTCATCTGCACCCAGAACTCCACCCCCCGGGCGATGCCGGCCGAGGAGCTGGGCCGTACGGCGCGCGACGTCTTCGGGGAGGACCGGGTCACCGTGGTGCCCAGGCTGGCGGACGCCATCGACCAGGCCGCCGCGCTGGCGGAGGCCGGTGAGGCGTTCGGCGAGGCGCTGGGCTCCGGCGCGGTGCTGGTCACCGGCTCGGTGGTCACCGTGGGTGAGGCGCGCGCGATGCTGCGGCCGCCCACCCGCGGTCCGGGCGACCCGAGGAGGGCCCGGTGA
- a CDS encoding DUF4233 domain-containing protein, whose protein sequence is MSPDPGATETDPAATPNTERSPRRGMCAAVLCLEAIALGLTTPVMITIADVRPATALSLGLGLALACLLLAGMLRAEWAYGLGWVIQVAAVCLGFVVPMMFGLGALFALLWGSAYFLGRKIERERAAAWAAYTAGR, encoded by the coding sequence GTGAGCCCCGACCCCGGCGCCACCGAGACCGACCCCGCGGCGACGCCCAACACCGAGAGGTCGCCACGGCGCGGCATGTGCGCTGCGGTGCTCTGCCTGGAGGCCATCGCGCTCGGCCTGACGACCCCGGTGATGATCACCATCGCCGACGTGCGCCCGGCCACCGCGCTGAGTCTGGGACTCGGGCTGGCCCTGGCCTGCCTGCTGCTGGCCGGCATGCTGCGGGCCGAGTGGGCCTACGGCCTGGGCTGGGTGATCCAGGTGGCGGCCGTCTGCCTGGGCTTCGTGGTGCCGATGATGTTCGGCCTGGGCGCGCTCTTCGCTCTGCTGTGGGGGTCGGCGTACTTCCTGGGTCGCAAGATCGAGCGGGAGCGCGCGGCAGCCTGGGCGGCGTACACGGCGGGTCGCTAG
- the ndk gene encoding nucleoside-diphosphate kinase, which produces MDMSQRTLALLKPDAVQRGLVGEILARYEAKGLAIVAMELRTIDAAQADAHYHEHVERDFYPPLRDFVTSGPLVSLVLEGDQAIEVVRGINGATDGRKAAPGTIRGDLSLSNRENLVHGSDSAESAEREIALWFPHL; this is translated from the coding sequence CTGGACATGAGCCAGCGCACACTCGCCCTGTTGAAGCCCGACGCCGTTCAGCGCGGCCTGGTGGGAGAGATCCTGGCCCGGTACGAGGCCAAGGGGCTCGCCATCGTGGCGATGGAGCTGCGCACCATCGACGCAGCCCAGGCCGACGCCCACTACCACGAGCACGTCGAGCGAGACTTCTACCCGCCGCTGCGCGACTTCGTGACCAGCGGCCCGTTGGTCTCCCTGGTGCTCGAGGGTGACCAGGCGATCGAGGTGGTGCGCGGCATCAACGGCGCCACCGACGGTCGCAAGGCAGCCCCCGGCACCATCCGCGGCGACCTCTCGCTGTCCAACCGCGAGAACCTGGTGCACGGCTCGGACTCTGCGGAGTCCGCCGAGCGCGAGATCGCGCTCTGGTTCCCGCACCTCTGA
- a CDS encoding rod shape-determining protein, translating into MANSVIGRDMAVDLGTANTLVYVRGKGIVLDEPSVVAMNTTTGEVLAVGHEAKRMIGRTPDNIAAIRPLKDGVIADFDATEQMLRYFIQQVHRRRYLAKPRMVICVPSGITAVEQRAVKEAGYQAGARRVYIVEEPMAAAIGAGLPVHEATGNMIVDIGGGTTEVAVISLGGIVTSMSIRTAGDDLDTAIMAWMKKEYSLMLGERTAEEVKMTLGSAFPLPDEPEAEIRGRDMVSGLPRTVVVSSSEVRHAIEEQVTDIVDAVRATLDQTPPELAGDIMDRGIVLTGGGALLRGLDERLRHETGMPVHVAEHPLESVAFGAGRCVEEFEALQQVLVSDPRRY; encoded by the coding sequence ATGGCGAACAGCGTCATCGGCCGCGACATGGCTGTCGACCTCGGCACGGCCAACACGCTGGTCTACGTGCGCGGGAAGGGCATCGTCCTCGACGAGCCCAGCGTGGTCGCGATGAACACGACCACCGGCGAGGTGCTGGCGGTGGGACACGAGGCCAAGCGGATGATCGGCCGGACCCCGGACAACATCGCCGCGATCCGCCCGCTGAAGGACGGCGTCATCGCCGACTTCGACGCCACCGAGCAGATGCTGCGCTACTTCATCCAGCAGGTGCACCGGCGCCGTTACCTCGCCAAGCCGCGGATGGTCATCTGCGTGCCGAGCGGGATCACCGCCGTGGAGCAGCGCGCGGTCAAGGAGGCCGGCTACCAGGCCGGTGCGCGTCGGGTCTACATCGTGGAGGAGCCGATGGCGGCCGCGATCGGCGCCGGGCTCCCGGTGCACGAGGCCACCGGCAACATGATCGTGGACATCGGCGGCGGAACCACCGAGGTGGCGGTGATCTCGCTCGGCGGCATCGTCACCAGCATGAGCATCCGCACCGCGGGCGACGACCTGGACACCGCGATCATGGCGTGGATGAAGAAGGAGTACTCCCTGATGCTGGGGGAGCGCACCGCCGAGGAGGTCAAGATGACCCTCGGCTCGGCCTTCCCGCTGCCCGACGAGCCGGAGGCCGAGATCCGCGGCCGGGACATGGTCTCGGGCCTGCCCCGCACCGTGGTGGTCTCCAGCTCCGAGGTGCGGCACGCCATCGAGGAGCAGGTCACCGACATCGTGGACGCCGTGCGCGCGACCCTGGACCAGACCCCGCCGGAGCTGGCGGGCGACATCATGGACCGCGGCATCGTGCTGACCGGCGGCGGCGCGTTGCTCCGGGGCCTCGACGAGCGGCTGCGGCACGAGACCGGCATGCCCGTGCACGTCGCCGAGCACCCGCTGGAGTCCGTCGCCTTCGGCGCCGGACGCTGCGTGGAGGAGTTCGAGGCACTGCAGCAGGTGCTCGTCTCGGACCCCCGGAGGTACTGA
- the mreC gene encoding rod shape-determining protein MreC produces MAERPDREKRWRGLEERSRPRRSTLVALLLASATLMTLDQQAGESSPIEPVRAAVGAAFGPVETITSAAVRPFTAVPTWFRSKDGLRRDITDLESENAALREQVASSGYDRNRLAEFEGLTRAAADLGRSMVPARVVAHGSAQSFSRTVTIDAGSDAGLRPDMTVVNNDGLVGRVLRVTSRTATVLLLLDAESVVGGRIGESMEVGFLRGRGILGQEGRLDLELLDDAVVPAQGDTVVSWGSDGAGPYVPGVLVGRVTDVFASVREQAQRAVIEPFVDFSALDVVGVIVPGDTASDRALIQADGGIG; encoded by the coding sequence ATGGCCGAGCGTCCCGACCGCGAGAAGCGGTGGCGCGGGCTTGAGGAGCGCTCCCGGCCGCGGCGCTCCACGCTGGTGGCTCTGCTCCTGGCCTCCGCGACCTTGATGACCCTGGACCAGCAGGCGGGGGAGTCGTCCCCGATCGAGCCCGTCCGGGCTGCCGTGGGCGCCGCCTTCGGTCCCGTCGAGACGATCACCTCGGCCGCGGTGCGTCCCTTCACCGCCGTCCCCACGTGGTTCCGGTCCAAGGACGGGCTGCGCCGCGACATCACCGACCTGGAGTCCGAGAACGCGGCGCTGCGCGAGCAGGTCGCCTCCTCGGGCTACGACCGCAACCGCCTGGCGGAGTTCGAGGGGCTGACCCGGGCCGCGGCGGACCTGGGCCGCTCCATGGTGCCCGCCCGGGTGGTGGCGCACGGGTCGGCCCAGTCCTTCAGCAGGACCGTGACCATCGACGCCGGCTCCGACGCCGGGCTGCGTCCGGACATGACCGTGGTCAACAACGACGGCCTCGTGGGCCGGGTGCTGCGCGTCACCAGCCGCACCGCGACGGTGCTGCTCCTGCTCGACGCCGAGTCCGTGGTGGGAGGACGAATCGGAGAGAGCATGGAGGTCGGCTTCCTGCGGGGACGCGGCATCCTGGGCCAGGAGGGGCGGCTGGACCTGGAGCTGCTCGACGACGCGGTGGTCCCCGCCCAGGGCGACACCGTCGTGTCCTGGGGCAGCGACGGTGCTGGTCCCTACGTGCCCGGCGTGCTGGTGGGTCGGGTGACCGACGTCTTCGCCAGCGTTCGCGAGCAGGCGCAGCGGGCGGTGATCGAGCCGTTCGTGGACTTCTCCGCGCTCGACGTGGTGGGGGTGATCGTGCCCGGCGACACTGCCAGCGACCGGGCCCTGATCCAGGCCGACGGAGGCATCGGATGA
- the mreD gene encoding rod shape-determining protein MreD, which produces MTLARAVVGFLAVSVALVLQVSLFPHVAWQGVVPNLVLLVVVAAALTRGAQFALVLGFVAGVLLDLAPPADHLAGRWALALVVVAYLAARVRQDVRPSTAAVLATVAASSFVGTSLFALSGLVLRDPVISVGELLEVVAVAVLWDLLLTPFVLPPTMRLFERLGRTGAPV; this is translated from the coding sequence ATGACGCTGGCACGCGCCGTGGTGGGCTTCCTGGCCGTGTCCGTCGCCCTGGTCCTGCAGGTCTCGCTCTTCCCGCACGTGGCATGGCAGGGAGTCGTGCCCAACCTGGTGCTGCTCGTGGTGGTCGCCGCGGCGCTCACCCGCGGCGCCCAGTTCGCGCTGGTGCTGGGGTTCGTCGCCGGCGTGCTGCTGGACCTGGCGCCTCCCGCCGACCACCTGGCGGGCCGCTGGGCGCTCGCCCTGGTGGTCGTGGCCTACCTCGCGGCCCGGGTGCGCCAGGACGTGCGGCCCTCCACCGCCGCGGTGCTGGCCACCGTCGCCGCGTCCTCGTTCGTCGGCACCTCGTTGTTCGCGCTCAGCGGGCTGGTCCTGCGCGACCCGGTCATCTCGGTGGGCGAGCTGCTCGAGGTGGTCGCCGTGGCCGTGCTGTGGGACCTGCTGCTCACCCCCTTCGTGCTGCCGCCGACGATGCGGCTCTTCGAGCGCCTGGGTCGAACCGGAGCACCTGTCTGA
- the mrdA gene encoding penicillin-binding protein 2, with product MAVSGSQRSRLRLIVVQALVFSLFATLFVRLYYLQVVGGEGYQAQAADQSVRDIVVQPQRGLVVDAMGRPLVANRLSWVVSVDRNVVSKLSAVEREKLVARVSDVVGLKPRQVERRLADCGDDGAVAGVCWNGSPFQPVPVADDVGQDVALRVLEQPEDYPGVLAEQQNVRAYPSPFGVNMAHLLGYLSPITEEEFDRASAKDDLSLNGASVVGRAGVEKQYDEWLRGMPGYKRVAVDSMGRVVGDDSEIASTPGDTLVTSIDAKVQGVVERELARSIATQRATFDPVTGRNYAADSGATVVMEADTGRIVAMASQPTYDPDVWVGGISSEELSGLYSEKAGTPLLSRATQGQFAPGSTWKPFMTAAALSNGYRTDTTLACSSGLQVGNRVFKNYESGAYGNITFAKALEVSCNTFFYRVGYDFWQRLGSDVADVDAFDPLVEGAKLFGFGSETGVDLPGEAPGRIADRTWKRSYYESQKDYYCGLADAPQDAETSDFVYKFAREFCIEGFAYRAGDAVNFAIGQGDTIVTPLQLARAYAALANGGTLWEPRIGKAIVSPEGKVLQRIQPKKQGSVPVSDKTLDYIDTALQGVSTRGTMNWKLIGFPLDEVKIRAKTGSAEVYGKQSTGWVASYTEDYVVVQMISQGGTGSGSNGDAVRKIWETLYGVDGDRVVPAKAAIPGTKPPKQLPSFQPDGTILPPQGEGK from the coding sequence ATGGCGGTGTCGGGGTCCCAGCGCAGCAGGCTGCGTCTGATCGTGGTCCAGGCCCTGGTGTTCTCGCTCTTCGCGACCCTCTTCGTGCGCCTGTACTACCTGCAGGTCGTGGGGGGCGAGGGCTACCAGGCCCAGGCCGCCGACCAGTCCGTCCGCGACATCGTGGTCCAGCCGCAGCGCGGGCTGGTGGTCGACGCGATGGGGCGCCCGCTGGTGGCCAACCGGCTGTCCTGGGTGGTCTCGGTGGACCGCAACGTGGTCTCCAAGCTCAGCGCGGTCGAACGGGAGAAGCTGGTCGCCCGCGTGTCCGACGTGGTGGGGCTCAAGCCGCGGCAGGTCGAGCGCCGGCTCGCCGACTGCGGCGACGACGGCGCGGTGGCCGGCGTGTGCTGGAACGGCTCTCCCTTCCAGCCGGTGCCGGTGGCCGACGACGTCGGCCAGGACGTCGCGCTGCGGGTGCTCGAGCAGCCCGAGGACTACCCGGGCGTGCTGGCCGAGCAGCAGAACGTGCGCGCCTACCCCAGCCCCTTCGGGGTCAACATGGCCCACCTGCTGGGCTACCTCAGCCCGATCACCGAGGAGGAGTTCGACCGGGCCAGCGCCAAGGACGACCTCTCCCTCAACGGCGCCTCCGTCGTCGGCCGCGCCGGGGTCGAGAAGCAGTACGACGAGTGGCTGCGCGGGATGCCGGGCTACAAGCGGGTCGCGGTCGACTCGATGGGCCGGGTGGTGGGCGATGACAGCGAGATCGCCAGCACCCCCGGCGACACGCTGGTCACCTCGATCGACGCCAAGGTCCAGGGCGTCGTCGAGCGGGAGCTGGCCCGCTCCATCGCGACCCAGCGCGCCACCTTCGACCCGGTGACGGGGCGCAACTACGCCGCCGACTCCGGGGCCACGGTGGTGATGGAGGCCGACACCGGACGGATCGTGGCGATGGCCAGCCAGCCGACGTACGACCCGGACGTGTGGGTGGGCGGGATCTCCTCCGAGGAGCTCAGCGGGCTCTACTCCGAGAAGGCCGGGACCCCCCTGCTGTCCCGGGCCACGCAGGGCCAGTTCGCTCCCGGGTCCACCTGGAAGCCGTTCATGACCGCGGCAGCGCTGAGCAACGGCTACCGCACCGACACCACGCTGGCGTGCTCGTCGGGCCTGCAGGTCGGCAACCGCGTGTTCAAGAACTACGAGTCCGGCGCCTACGGCAACATCACGTTCGCCAAGGCGCTCGAGGTCTCGTGCAACACCTTCTTCTACCGGGTCGGCTACGACTTCTGGCAGCGGCTGGGGTCCGACGTCGCCGACGTGGACGCCTTCGACCCGCTGGTCGAGGGTGCCAAGCTGTTCGGCTTCGGCTCCGAGACCGGCGTGGACCTGCCTGGCGAGGCGCCCGGCCGGATCGCGGACCGGACCTGGAAGCGGTCCTACTACGAGTCGCAGAAGGACTACTACTGCGGTCTTGCCGATGCGCCGCAGGACGCCGAGACCTCCGACTTCGTCTACAAGTTCGCCCGCGAGTTCTGCATCGAGGGCTTCGCCTACCGGGCCGGTGACGCGGTGAACTTCGCCATCGGCCAGGGCGACACCATCGTCACCCCCCTGCAGCTCGCGCGCGCCTACGCGGCGCTGGCCAACGGCGGCACCTTGTGGGAGCCGCGCATCGGCAAGGCGATCGTGAGCCCCGAGGGCAAGGTGCTGCAGCGGATCCAGCCCAAGAAGCAGGGGTCGGTCCCGGTGTCGGACAAGACGCTGGACTACATCGACACCGCTCTCCAGGGGGTCTCCACCCGCGGCACGATGAACTGGAAGCTCATCGGCTTCCCGTTGGACGAGGTCAAGATCCGCGCCAAGACGGGCTCCGCGGAGGTCTACGGCAAGCAGTCGACCGGGTGGGTCGCCTCCTACACCGAGGACTACGTGGTGGTCCAGATGATCAGCCAGGGCGGCACGGGCTCAGGCAGCAACGGCGACGCCGTCCGCAAGATCTGGGAGACGCTGTACGGCGTCGACGGGGACCGGGTCGTGCCCGCGAAGGCGGCGATCCCCGGCACCAAGCCGCCCAAGCAGCTGCCGTCCTTCCAGCCCGACGGCACCATCCTGCCGCCGCAGGGGGAGGGCAAGTGA